A section of the Polyangium spumosum genome encodes:
- a CDS encoding aldehyde dehydrogenase family protein gives MPTPAPAHASADEHDAPGLPLGFHAREDEMGQVVMDRGAGNVAGSGPGANGHAATKIRSYAPATGELIGEVKVTSADEVKRAVERARRAQEAWGALPVEERCERVLRFRDAIVDRADEIVDLLVRECGKPRHEALLHEVMVAADLATFFAKAAPRVLAPHEVKLHLLKHRKSVIHYKPRGVVAVISPWNYPFQLPLRDAIIALLAGNAVVIKPSEVTPLIAQKAKEVWDSAGLPEDLLQVVPGFGPTGAALIEAQPDFVILTGSVATGRRVAAACGERLIPCVMELGGKAPLIACADADVERTARAIVFGGFSNAGQVCVSVERVYAHREVHDKLVDRVVELTRELRQGDPSAEFVDVGAIIFPHQIDVAEKHIADALQKGASVRAGGKRREGPGQFFEPTVIDGCNHQMTVMTEEIFGPIVPFMRVSTEEEALRLANDSHLGLNAYVFSRDRDHAQRLAERVEAGSVLVNDVLTNGGTPDVPFGGIKASGFGRAMGEEGLREMCNIKHVSVERVGMGSKDPLWYPYTAQSYGWFRKGLRALFSGGGLLRRIGEIL, from the coding sequence TTGCCGACGCCCGCGCCGGCCCACGCCAGCGCGGACGAGCACGATGCGCCGGGCCTGCCGCTCGGCTTTCATGCGAGGGAGGACGAGATGGGCCAGGTGGTGATGGACCGAGGGGCGGGCAACGTTGCGGGGAGCGGTCCGGGCGCCAATGGGCACGCCGCGACGAAGATCCGGAGCTACGCGCCCGCGACGGGCGAGCTCATCGGCGAGGTGAAGGTCACCTCCGCCGACGAGGTGAAGCGCGCCGTCGAGCGCGCCCGCCGCGCGCAGGAGGCCTGGGGCGCGTTGCCCGTCGAGGAGCGCTGCGAGCGCGTGCTGCGCTTCCGCGACGCCATCGTCGACCGCGCCGACGAGATCGTCGACCTGCTCGTGCGCGAGTGCGGCAAGCCGCGGCACGAGGCGCTGCTCCACGAGGTGATGGTCGCCGCCGATCTCGCGACCTTCTTCGCCAAGGCCGCGCCGCGCGTGCTCGCGCCGCACGAGGTCAAGCTCCACCTGCTCAAGCACAGGAAGAGCGTCATCCACTACAAGCCCCGCGGCGTCGTGGCCGTGATCTCGCCCTGGAACTACCCGTTTCAGCTCCCCTTGCGCGACGCGATCATCGCCCTGCTCGCGGGCAACGCCGTCGTGATCAAGCCGAGCGAGGTCACGCCGCTCATCGCGCAGAAGGCGAAGGAGGTCTGGGACAGCGCGGGCCTGCCCGAGGACCTCCTCCAGGTCGTGCCGGGCTTCGGGCCCACGGGCGCCGCGCTCATCGAGGCGCAGCCGGACTTCGTGATCCTGACAGGCAGCGTGGCCACCGGGCGCCGCGTCGCGGCCGCCTGCGGCGAGCGGCTCATCCCCTGCGTGATGGAGCTCGGCGGCAAGGCCCCGCTCATCGCCTGCGCCGACGCCGACGTCGAGCGCACCGCGCGCGCCATCGTCTTCGGCGGCTTCTCGAACGCGGGCCAGGTCTGCGTCTCCGTCGAGCGCGTCTACGCGCACCGCGAGGTGCACGACAAGCTCGTCGATCGCGTCGTCGAGCTGACCCGGGAGCTGCGCCAGGGCGACCCGAGCGCGGAGTTCGTCGACGTCGGGGCGATCATCTTCCCGCACCAGATCGACGTGGCCGAGAAGCACATCGCGGACGCGCTGCAGAAGGGCGCGAGCGTGCGCGCGGGCGGCAAGCGGCGCGAGGGGCCGGGGCAGTTCTTCGAGCCGACCGTGATCGACGGCTGCAACCACCAGATGACCGTGATGACCGAGGAGATCTTCGGGCCGATCGTGCCGTTCATGCGCGTCTCGACCGAGGAGGAGGCCCTGCGCCTGGCGAACGACTCGCACCTCGGGCTGAACGCCTACGTCTTCTCCCGCGACCGGGATCACGCCCAGCGGCTCGCCGAGCGCGTCGAGGCGGGCAGCGTGCTCGTGAACGACGTGCTGACGAACGGCGGCACGCCCGACGTGCCCTTCGGCGGCATCAAGGCCAGCGGCTTCGGCCGGGCCATGGGCGAGGAGGGGCTGCGGGAGATGTGCAACATCAAGCACGTGAGCGTCGAGCGCGTCGGCATGGGCAGCAAGGATCCACTCTGGTACCCGTACACGGCCCAGAGCTACGGCTGGTTCCGCAAGGGGCTCCGTGCGCTCTTCTCCGGCGGCGGGCTCTTGCGGCGTATCGGCGAGATCCTGTAA
- a CDS encoding sulfite exporter TauE/SafE family protein translates to MSLWISLGTAAALGATSGVHCAAMCGPVAAVGASREGRLDGRRALGYLGGRALGYAALGGAAGALGAPLAGGSAGAAVRLVLAVVVAVALLYRAIVLVKPRAGEKLLTLGRGPRTSTLFQKIVRYVPRRGIGLGVATALFPCGALFAAVIAAASAGAAPVGAAMMLVFAAASAPLLMLPAAALSSNVASRFSGRFARKVGAIALVATAAWVVTPPIRAMLAPAREHACCASAGGGDAFPLR, encoded by the coding sequence ATGAGCCTGTGGATCTCGCTGGGGACGGCGGCCGCGCTCGGCGCGACGAGCGGGGTGCATTGCGCGGCGATGTGCGGGCCTGTCGCCGCCGTCGGGGCGAGCCGGGAAGGGCGCCTCGACGGGAGGCGGGCCCTCGGATATCTCGGCGGTCGGGCGCTTGGTTATGCGGCGCTCGGCGGGGCCGCGGGGGCGCTCGGGGCCCCGCTCGCGGGTGGTTCGGCCGGGGCGGCGGTGCGGCTCGTGCTGGCCGTCGTGGTGGCCGTGGCGCTGCTGTATCGAGCGATCGTGCTCGTGAAGCCCAGGGCCGGGGAAAAACTCCTCACGCTGGGGCGCGGACCGCGGACGTCGACCCTTTTCCAGAAAATCGTCCGGTACGTCCCGCGGCGCGGCATCGGATTGGGGGTCGCGACCGCGCTTTTCCCTTGCGGGGCGCTCTTCGCCGCAGTAATCGCGGCGGCCTCCGCCGGCGCCGCCCCCGTGGGCGCGGCGATGATGCTCGTGTTCGCCGCGGCGAGCGCGCCGCTCCTGATGCTCCCGGCGGCGGCCCTCTCGTCGAACGTGGCCTCGAGGTTCTCCGGGCGTTTTGCGCGAAAGGTCGGGGCGATCGCGCTCGTCGCGACGGCCGCGTGGGTGGTGACGCCGCCGATTCGTGCCATGCTGGCGCCCGCGCGGGAGCACGCATGTTGCGCGTCCGCCGGGGGAGGGGACGCGTTTCCCCTGCGCTGA
- the ccoG gene encoding cytochrome c oxidase accessory protein CcoG produces MSRVHLPVLPSEGGEMQSSLRADGSRNWVQPADVRGRFARARKVVFLLLVAFWALVPWVRIDGRPALMLDVEHRQFFLFGATFNAQDLWLLFFLLTGIGFSLVFLTSLLGRVWCGWACPQTVFLEGLFRPVERLLEGPREARIRRDKGPWNADKIARKVGKHLAFVVLAAFVAHVFVGYFVSVPRLFEMMRSHPTEHPEAFAWAAALTAVFYGNFARFREQLCIGLCPYGRMQSVLIDQDSLVVGYDKKRGEPRGKASDPEAGACVDCKRCIAVCPTGIDIRNGLQLDCIACTACADACDEVMDKLGRPRGLVRYDSLNGLAGGKTRFLRPRVWLYLALGVLGLVVATVATRTRSTFEANLLRVPGMPFVLDGDEVRNAFTIHLVNKRPDAATFRVEPEPAPGLAWVVPMGEPTVAGLGGISIPVAVTAKRAEMKGNLPIRIRVRGPEGEKVVEGTFVGPTAGIGKSEGRAP; encoded by the coding sequence ATGTCGCGAGTCCATTTGCCGGTGCTGCCGTCCGAGGGCGGGGAGATGCAGAGCTCCCTGCGCGCGGACGGCAGCCGAAACTGGGTGCAACCTGCCGACGTCCGCGGTCGCTTCGCCCGCGCGCGCAAGGTCGTGTTTTTGCTGCTCGTCGCATTCTGGGCCCTCGTGCCCTGGGTGCGTATCGACGGCCGGCCTGCGCTCATGCTCGACGTCGAGCACCGGCAGTTTTTCCTGTTCGGCGCGACGTTCAACGCGCAGGACCTGTGGCTCCTCTTTTTCCTGCTCACGGGCATCGGGTTCTCGCTCGTCTTCCTCACGTCGCTGCTCGGCCGCGTATGGTGCGGATGGGCTTGCCCGCAGACCGTGTTCCTCGAAGGCCTCTTCCGCCCCGTCGAGCGCCTCCTCGAGGGCCCCCGCGAAGCACGCATTCGCCGCGACAAGGGCCCCTGGAACGCCGACAAGATCGCGCGAAAGGTCGGCAAACACCTCGCGTTCGTGGTCCTCGCGGCGTTCGTCGCGCACGTGTTCGTCGGGTATTTCGTGAGCGTGCCGAGGCTCTTCGAGATGATGCGGAGCCACCCCACCGAGCACCCCGAGGCCTTCGCCTGGGCCGCGGCCCTCACGGCCGTGTTTTACGGCAACTTCGCCCGCTTCCGCGAGCAGCTCTGCATCGGCCTCTGCCCGTACGGGCGCATGCAATCGGTGCTGATCGATCAGGACTCGCTCGTCGTCGGTTACGACAAGAAGCGGGGCGAGCCACGCGGCAAGGCCTCGGATCCGGAGGCGGGCGCCTGCGTCGATTGCAAGCGTTGTATCGCGGTTTGCCCCACGGGGATCGACATCCGCAACGGCCTGCAGCTCGATTGTATCGCCTGCACCGCCTGCGCCGACGCCTGCGACGAGGTGATGGACAAGCTCGGGCGGCCCCGCGGCCTCGTGCGGTACGACTCGCTGAATGGCCTCGCGGGCGGAAAGACGCGTTTTTTGCGGCCGCGCGTGTGGCTCTACCTCGCCCTCGGCGTCCTCGGCCTCGTGGTGGCGACCGTCGCGACGCGGACCCGCTCGACGTTCGAGGCGAACCTCCTGCGCGTGCCGGGCATGCCCTTCGTGCTCGACGGCGACGAGGTGCGGAATGCATTCACGATCCACCTCGTGAACAAGCGCCCGGACGCGGCGACGTTCCGCGTCGAGCCCGAGCCCGCGCCGGGCCTCGCCTGGGTCGTGCCGATGGGCGAGCCGACGGTCGCGGGCCTCGGGGGCATTTCGATCCCGGTCGCGGTGACCGCGAAGCGGGCCGAGATGAAGGGCAACCTGCCCATCCGGATCCGCGTGCGTGGCCCCGAGGGCGAAAAGGTCGTGGAGGGGACGTTCGTCGGGCCCACCGCGGGGATCGGGAAATCGGAGGGACGGGCGCCATGA
- a CDS encoding NAD(P)/FAD-dependent oxidoreductase: MATITPASTSTKNSRPRSEPPAELGRARVVIIGGGTAGISVAARLSRAGVTDLAIIEPSEKHYYQPLWTLVGAGVVSAEQTERDEAAFIPDGARWIKDFAEEIDPVAQTVRVRGGGRVGYDFLVVAPGIQLDWDAVPGLREALQTESVSSNYDVRLAPKTWRLIESFRGGTAIFTHPAGPIKCAGAPQKIAYLACDHWRKTGILDRSDVIFGSAQKSIFGVTEFRVVLEQVIERYGIQTKFERNLVEVNPDRKEAVFAVVGDPSGARETIRYDIMHAVPPQSAPDFIKRSPIAHADGPNKGWAKADKHTMQNPEYPNVFALGDASELPTSRTGAAIRKEAPVLVENLLAVMNGKEPTAKYDGYASCPLVTSYDTMLLAEFDYSGKPTPSIPLINTQKERHDMYLLKRYGLPWMYWNLMLRGLS; this comes from the coding sequence ATGGCCACGATCACGCCCGCATCGACCTCCACGAAAAATAGCCGACCACGGTCCGAGCCTCCGGCGGAGCTCGGGCGCGCGCGTGTCGTCATCATCGGCGGCGGAACGGCGGGGATCTCCGTGGCCGCGCGCCTGTCGCGCGCCGGCGTCACGGACCTCGCGATCATCGAGCCCTCCGAGAAGCACTATTACCAGCCCCTCTGGACGCTGGTCGGCGCCGGCGTCGTGAGCGCAGAGCAAACCGAGCGCGACGAGGCCGCCTTCATCCCCGACGGCGCTCGCTGGATCAAGGACTTCGCCGAGGAGATCGATCCCGTCGCCCAGACCGTGCGCGTGCGCGGCGGCGGGCGCGTCGGTTACGATTTTTTGGTCGTCGCCCCGGGCATCCAGCTCGACTGGGACGCGGTCCCGGGCCTGCGCGAGGCGCTGCAAACGGAGAGCGTCTCCAGCAACTACGACGTCCGCCTCGCCCCGAAGACGTGGCGCCTCATCGAGTCGTTCCGCGGCGGGACGGCCATCTTCACGCACCCCGCCGGCCCGATCAAATGCGCGGGCGCGCCGCAGAAGATCGCGTACCTCGCCTGTGATCACTGGCGCAAGACGGGGATCCTCGATCGGTCGGACGTGATCTTCGGCTCGGCGCAGAAGTCGATCTTCGGCGTCACGGAGTTCCGCGTGGTGCTCGAGCAGGTCATCGAGCGGTACGGCATCCAGACGAAATTCGAGCGCAACCTCGTCGAGGTGAACCCCGACCGCAAGGAGGCCGTCTTCGCCGTCGTGGGCGACCCGAGCGGCGCCCGCGAGACGATCCGCTACGACATCATGCACGCCGTGCCGCCGCAGAGCGCGCCCGATTTCATCAAGCGGAGCCCGATCGCGCACGCGGACGGCCCGAACAAGGGCTGGGCCAAGGCCGACAAACACACGATGCAGAACCCGGAGTACCCGAACGTCTTCGCGCTCGGCGACGCCTCGGAGCTGCCGACCTCACGCACGGGCGCGGCCATCCGCAAGGAGGCGCCGGTCCTCGTGGAGAACCTGCTCGCCGTGATGAACGGCAAGGAGCCGACCGCGAAATACGACGGTTATGCGTCGTGCCCGCTCGTGACCTCGTACGACACGATGCTGCTCGCCGAGTTCGATTACAGCGGCAAACCCACGCCGTCGATCCCGCTCATCAACACGCAGAAGGAGCGGCACGACATGTACCTGCTCAAGCGGTACGGCCTGCCGTGGATGTACTGGAACCTGATGCTGCGCGGTCTTTCCTGA
- a CDS encoding c-type cytochrome — MSTERHVTTQETPPPDSGDAIVHEYDGILEADNHLPRWWLMTLYGAIAFSAVYWLGYEAFKTLPSPGDAYAIEQAKAAEAEAAKLKAMGAASDENLVAMSKNLAAAAEGKDVFAKNCASCHAASGGGGIGPNLTDVAWLHGGKPMQVYATIKDGYVKGGMPAWGALIGEERVRLAAAYVLSIKGTNVPGGKAPQGASEP, encoded by the coding sequence ATGTCGACGGAACGACACGTCACGACCCAAGAGACGCCGCCCCCCGACTCGGGCGACGCGATCGTCCACGAATACGATGGTATCCTCGAGGCCGACAATCACCTGCCGCGCTGGTGGCTGATGACGCTCTACGGCGCCATCGCCTTCAGCGCCGTTTACTGGCTGGGGTACGAGGCCTTCAAGACGTTGCCTTCGCCCGGCGACGCGTACGCGATCGAGCAGGCGAAGGCCGCGGAGGCGGAGGCCGCGAAGCTCAAGGCGATGGGCGCCGCGAGCGACGAGAACCTCGTCGCCATGTCGAAGAACCTCGCCGCCGCGGCCGAAGGGAAGGACGTGTTCGCGAAGAACTGCGCGAGCTGCCACGCCGCGAGCGGCGGCGGCGGCATCGGGCCGAACCTCACGGACGTGGCCTGGCTGCACGGGGGCAAACCCATGCAGGTGTACGCGACCATCAAGGATGGTTATGTCAAAGGAGGTATGCCCGCGTGGGGCGCGCTCATCGGTGAGGAGCGCGTCCGCCTCGCGGCGGCTTATGTGCTCTCGATCAAGGGCACGAACGTCCCGGGGGGCAAGGCGCCGCAAGGCGCGTCGGAGCCGTAA
- a CDS encoding serine/threonine-protein kinase, translated as MKSCPTCSLRYPSESSTCFADGSALVVLRDPWLGSTVAGRYVLDELIGIGGMASVYRARFLLTDRPCAVKLLNPQLASDATTRERFNREARLAQRLAHPNIIEIFDHGDAEDGTPFLVMELLEGESLSEIIAAGPVPLARALPIVVQMTRALARAHDFEVIHRDLKPENVFLLRGDRVKLLDFGIARCAQDVRLTNAGEVFGTPEYMAPERATSSDAGPPADLYALGVMLFEMLTQRLPFDAPSPAQILNKHMLEPPPRLAEHLPDAPPALDHLVYDLMAKVPDGRPVDAHRVLAALQEVSEAAQIPLPPELESSPIPPPRPSAATAAQRWSLRVEIVDRLVQKTYGGALPVEVTRTLEQMKAHVKELAELRTRGIEEQRALDTIHREWKEGRFRQGKAMDRLTADISRTREEARATRAGIAPLAGAARSFAPRVRAAHRDVVFWEGRSGFHEPYRELAAAYRTLADLVDLWTNARHAELEVEAAAVEKERAVAEVDQQIRELRHSLVIADRAMEDRKAKHFVALADVGRRAEKLELELLRSSGRLCAPLRGRADLAPFFAELAGAAPAAAALTP; from the coding sequence ATGAAGTCTTGTCCCACTTGCAGCCTCCGCTACCCGAGCGAGAGCAGCACCTGCTTCGCCGACGGGTCGGCGCTCGTCGTGCTCCGCGATCCGTGGCTCGGCTCCACGGTCGCGGGCAGGTACGTGCTCGACGAGCTCATCGGCATCGGCGGCATGGCTTCCGTGTACCGGGCGAGGTTCCTGCTCACGGACCGGCCGTGCGCGGTGAAGCTCTTGAACCCGCAGCTCGCCTCGGACGCGACGACACGCGAGCGCTTCAACCGCGAGGCGAGGCTCGCGCAGAGGCTCGCGCACCCGAACATCATCGAGATCTTCGACCACGGCGACGCGGAGGACGGCACGCCGTTCCTCGTGATGGAGCTGCTCGAAGGCGAGAGCCTCTCGGAGATCATCGCGGCCGGCCCCGTGCCGCTCGCGCGCGCGTTGCCCATCGTCGTCCAGATGACCCGCGCGCTCGCCCGCGCCCACGACTTCGAGGTCATCCACCGTGATCTCAAGCCGGAGAACGTGTTCCTGCTCCGCGGAGACCGCGTGAAGTTGCTCGACTTCGGCATCGCGCGCTGCGCGCAGGACGTGCGCTTGACGAACGCCGGCGAGGTCTTCGGCACGCCCGAGTACATGGCCCCCGAGCGCGCGACGTCGTCGGACGCGGGCCCTCCGGCCGACCTCTACGCGCTCGGCGTGATGCTCTTCGAGATGCTGACGCAGAGGTTGCCCTTCGACGCGCCGAGCCCCGCGCAGATCTTGAACAAGCACATGCTCGAGCCGCCGCCGCGCCTCGCCGAGCACCTGCCGGACGCGCCGCCCGCGCTCGACCACCTCGTCTACGACCTGATGGCGAAGGTGCCGGACGGCCGGCCCGTCGACGCGCACCGGGTCCTCGCGGCGCTGCAAGAGGTCAGCGAGGCCGCGCAGATCCCCTTGCCGCCCGAGCTCGAGTCGTCCCCCATCCCGCCCCCGCGCCCCTCGGCCGCGACCGCGGCGCAACGCTGGAGCCTACGCGTCGAGATCGTCGATCGGCTGGTCCAGAAGACGTACGGCGGCGCGCTGCCGGTCGAGGTCACGCGGACGCTCGAGCAGATGAAGGCGCACGTCAAGGAGCTCGCGGAGCTGCGGACCCGCGGCATCGAGGAGCAACGCGCGCTCGACACGATCCACCGCGAGTGGAAGGAGGGGCGCTTCCGCCAGGGCAAGGCGATGGATCGGCTCACGGCGGACATCTCGCGGACACGCGAGGAGGCACGCGCGACCCGCGCCGGCATCGCGCCGCTCGCCGGGGCCGCGAGGTCGTTCGCGCCACGCGTGCGCGCCGCGCACCGGGACGTGGTCTTCTGGGAGGGCCGGAGCGGGTTTCACGAGCCGTACCGCGAGCTCGCGGCCGCATACCGCACGCTCGCCGATCTCGTCGACCTCTGGACGAACGCGCGCCACGCGGAGCTCGAGGTCGAGGCGGCCGCGGTGGAAAAGGAGCGCGCCGTGGCCGAGGTGGACCAGCAGATCCGGGAGCTGCGCCACAGCCTCGTGATCGCGGATCGGGCGATGGAGGATCGCAAAGCGAAGCACTTCGTCGCGCTCGCGGACGTCGGCCGGCGCGCCGAGAAGCTCGAGCTCGAGCTTCTGCGCTCGTCGGGGCGGCTCTGCGCGCCGCTCCGAGGCCGGGCCGATCTCGCGCCGTTTTTCGCCGAGCTCGCGGGCGCGGCGCCGGCGGCGGCGGCCCTCACCCCCTAG
- a CDS encoding FIST signal transduction protein: MRERLAPVEPVVVLYFAGGDRDPRALAEAMQRAFPGALVVGCTTAGELEGHTWRKGSVVAMGLGGDVVRDAAAAVIDDLRGRADVKDALAPLEAHLGSPLASLDPSKHVGLLLVDGLSMAEERLMDRLGDLTDIPILGGSAGDDLRFSATWVAKGGRAYPSAAVLLVLEPAVPFRVLKTQSFRPLDRTLRVTGCDEAARVVHAFDGKPAASRYAEVLGIPAGELAGNFMRHPLGLMVEGEPYVRSPQQIRGESVVFYCNVPEGTVLTVLEASDIVEDTRRALSQARAELGGASALIDFDCVLRCLEIESRGLGEPYGALFEGIPAIGFSTYGEQFLGHVNQTATMLLFG; this comes from the coding sequence ATGCGCGAGAGGCTCGCGCCGGTCGAGCCCGTCGTGGTCCTGTATTTCGCCGGCGGCGACCGGGATCCCCGCGCGCTCGCCGAGGCGATGCAGCGCGCGTTCCCCGGCGCGCTCGTGGTCGGCTGCACGACGGCCGGAGAGCTCGAGGGCCACACGTGGCGCAAGGGCTCGGTCGTCGCCATGGGGCTCGGCGGAGACGTCGTGCGCGACGCGGCCGCGGCCGTGATCGACGACCTGCGCGGCCGCGCCGACGTGAAGGACGCGCTCGCGCCGCTCGAAGCGCACCTCGGCAGCCCGCTCGCGAGCCTGGATCCGTCGAAGCACGTGGGCCTCTTGCTCGTCGACGGGCTCAGCATGGCCGAGGAGCGGCTCATGGATCGGCTCGGCGACCTCACCGACATCCCGATCCTCGGCGGCTCGGCGGGCGACGACCTGAGGTTCTCGGCCACGTGGGTCGCGAAGGGCGGCAGGGCGTATCCGAGCGCCGCGGTGCTGCTCGTGCTCGAGCCTGCCGTGCCGTTCCGCGTGCTCAAGACGCAGAGCTTCCGCCCGCTCGATCGCACGCTGCGCGTGACGGGCTGCGATGAGGCCGCGCGCGTGGTGCACGCGTTCGACGGCAAACCCGCGGCGAGCCGGTACGCCGAGGTGCTCGGGATCCCGGCGGGCGAGCTCGCGGGAAACTTCATGCGCCACCCGCTCGGCCTCATGGTCGAGGGCGAGCCCTACGTGCGGAGCCCGCAGCAGATCCGCGGCGAGAGCGTGGTCTTTTACTGCAACGTGCCCGAAGGGACGGTCCTCACGGTGCTCGAAGCGAGCGACATCGTGGAGGACACGCGCCGCGCGCTCTCGCAGGCCCGCGCGGAGCTCGGCGGCGCGTCGGCGCTGATCGATTTCGACTGCGTGCTTCGTTGCCTGGAGATCGAGAGCCGGGGCCTCGGCGAGCCGTACGGCGCGCTCTTCGAGGGGATCCCGGCGATCGGGTTCAGCACGTACGGCGAGCAGTTCCTGGGGCACGTCAACCAGACGGCCACGATGCTCCTCTTCGGCTGA
- a CDS encoding HAD family hydrolase: MAFEGILFDVDGVLVDSPHERAWRETLEELMQGPWRDIAGRSRYTPTGFDTAVYLAEVAGKPREDGARSALEYFGVPDAAGLAAEYATRKQAKIVGLIQEGAFEAFPDALRFVLAMRDMGLPMAVASSSRNANELLARIVVPEPMPGIRPDPLGKEPGTTLVDLFDANVCGRTFPRGKPHPDIFLAAAAELGVRPEGALVVEDATAGIQAAKAGGMHALGVARLGDEELLWAAGADLVVQSLDEVDRDALARGTLARGRKAA; this comes from the coding sequence ATGGCGTTCGAGGGGATCCTCTTCGATGTGGATGGCGTGCTCGTCGATTCACCCCACGAGCGAGCCTGGCGGGAGACGCTGGAGGAGCTCATGCAGGGCCCCTGGCGGGACATCGCGGGGCGATCGCGGTACACGCCGACAGGCTTCGACACGGCCGTCTACCTCGCGGAGGTCGCGGGCAAGCCACGCGAGGACGGGGCGCGCTCGGCGCTCGAGTACTTCGGCGTGCCCGACGCCGCGGGCCTCGCGGCCGAGTACGCGACGCGCAAGCAGGCGAAGATCGTGGGCCTCATCCAGGAGGGCGCGTTCGAGGCCTTCCCGGACGCGCTCCGGTTCGTGCTCGCCATGCGCGACATGGGCTTGCCGATGGCGGTCGCGTCGTCGTCGCGCAACGCGAACGAGCTGCTCGCGCGGATCGTGGTGCCCGAGCCGATGCCGGGCATCCGGCCGGATCCGCTGGGGAAGGAGCCCGGCACGACGCTCGTCGACCTCTTCGACGCGAACGTCTGCGGCAGGACGTTTCCGCGGGGCAAACCGCACCCGGACATCTTCCTCGCGGCCGCCGCGGAGCTCGGCGTGCGGCCCGAGGGGGCGCTCGTGGTGGAGGACGCGACGGCGGGGATCCAGGCGGCGAAGGCCGGAGGGATGCACGCGCTTGGGGTGGCGCGCCTCGGGGACGAGGAGCTGCTCTGGGCGGCGGGGGCCGACCTCGTGGTGCAATCACTCGACGAGGTGGATCGGGACGCGCTCGCGCGCGGGACACTCGCGCGGGGCAGGAAGGCGGCTTGA